A region from the Diadema setosum chromosome 13, eeDiaSeto1, whole genome shotgun sequence genome encodes:
- the LOC140236589 gene encoding cyclin-dependent kinase 4 inhibitor D-like has translation MADQNEPEFDVNKITQAAARGDTKIDDLRELLEAAPDGTVNRVNNYGRTAIQAMNMMRPDITRLLLEWKANPNVPDPDVGRTPLHDAVEQGYLETVSLLLDHGANALARDNWGNTPAHIAAGAGNSDRITQVLELLHRTATLSEVNDNGQTPLDVAVEKGHQDIVALLQQLGRRVQSLQFLARRTIRRRIPPIRMDELRPVVPDVVIDFLKNR, from the exons ATGGCAGACCAAAATGAGCCAGAATTTGACGTGAACAAAATAACCCAGGCAGCAGCTAGAGGGGATACTAAAATTGATGACCTGCGGGAACTGCTTGAAGCTGCACCTGACGGCACAGTGAACAGAGTCAACAATTATGGAAGAACTGCTATCCAG GCGATGAACATGATGAGGCCCGACATCACTCGCTTGCTTCTGGAGTGGAAAGCCAACCCAAACGTTCCCGACCCCGACGTCGGACGAACCCCGCTCCATGATGCCGTCGAACAGGGATACTTGGAAACGGTCAGCCTTCTGCTAGACCACGGGGCTAACGCACTGGCGCGGGATAATTGGGGCAACACCCCTGCTCACATAGCGGCAGGAGCGGGCAATAGCGACAGGATCACG CAAGTCTTGGAACTCCTTCATCGCACGGCTACATTGAGTGAAGTGAATGACAATGGACAGACTCCGTTAGATGTTGCTGTGGAAAAAGGCCATCAAGATATCGTCGCTCTCCTACAGCAATTAG GGAGACGCGTGCAGTCGCTGCAGTTTCTCGCAAGGAGGACCATCCGGCGGCGGATTCCTCCGATAAGAATGGATGAGCTTCGTCCAGTCGTACCTGATGTAGTCATCGACTTTCTGAAGAACCGATGA